One window of Vitis riparia cultivar Riparia Gloire de Montpellier isolate 1030 chromosome 5, EGFV_Vit.rip_1.0, whole genome shotgun sequence genomic DNA carries:
- the LOC117915163 gene encoding uncharacterized protein LOC117915163: MVERKSVKVLIERKTFLIRLEGEQGGEWCSMTEISRGSVFALSFENEAVGWLVECLMKALALKNHMGFNKKFRGKCRAHLLEVGFNNHGRFIRISEFATNRKPPVLIIPEGDKGRGWESIKKALATMLVVPYPSAAEKGRNIRGESWPHNKVGSMYRSYAKTVSDEGPRGGGLVPVGRWARAVVCESKFDRENWAGVGRLVARSLGKNGVVTIVPISAGKGVFFVETTEEAIFLHDLRKLKAGERNFIQLRRWSPKENAELDGKFRE; the protein is encoded by the coding sequence ATGGTTGAGAGGAAGTCGGTGAAGGTCTTGATTGAGAGGAAGACCTTCTTGATTAGGTTGGAAGGTGAGCAAGGAGGTGAATGGTGTTCGATGACAGAGATAAGTAGAGGCTCTGTTTTTgcattaagttttgaaaatgaggCAGTTGGGTGGTTGGTTGAATGCTTGATGAAAGCCTTAGCATTGAAGAATCATATgggtttcaacaaaaaattcagGGGAAAATGCAGGGCTCATCTGTTGGAAGTGGGCTTCAACAACCATGGAAGGTTCATAAGGATCTCGGAGTTCGCTACCAACAGAAAACCTCCAGTTCTGATCATTCCTGAGGGTGACAAGGGCAGAGGTTGGGAGAGTATCAAAAAAGCGTTAGCTACAATGTTGGTGGTCCCATATCCGAGTGCAGCAGAGAAAGGAAGGAATATAAGAGGGGAAAGTTGGCCTCACAACAAAGTGGGTTCGATGTACAGATCCTATGCCAAGACAGTTAGTGACGAAGGGCCAAGAGGAGGAGGTCTAGTTCCAGTGGGTAGGTGGGCGCGAGCTGTGGTATGTGAAAGCAAGTTTGACAGGGAGAATTGGGCTGGGGTTGGAAGATTGGTGGCGAGAAGCTTAGGGAAGAATGGCGTGGTAACGATCGTACCCATTTCAGCTGGAAAGGGTGTATTTTTCGTTGAAACAACCGAGGAAGCCATATTTCTCCATGATTTGAGGAAGTTAAAGGCTGGGGAAAGGAACTTCATTCAGTTGCGAAGATGGTCGCCGAAGGAAAATGCGGAATTAGACGGGAAATTTAGAGAATGA
- the LOC117915162 gene encoding uncharacterized protein LOC117915162 yields the protein MYEAAIPFNAVTYPSFQPMIEAIGQYGVGRLLELKRPHLYWTPCAAHCLDLMLEDIGKLPNIKRTLERAISLNGYIYNRSGLLNMMRRFTGQRELLRPAKTRFATAFITLSRLHEQKNNLRKMFTSSDWSDSKWAKEQKGKTIANIVLMPSFWNTIVFA from the exons ATGTATGAGGCTGCTATTCCATTTAATGCAGTCACATATCCGAGTTTCCAACCAATGATTGAGGCTATTGGCCAATATGGTGTGG GGAGGTTGTTAGAATTAAAGCGCCCACATTTGTATTGGACACCATGTGCTGCACATTGCCTTGACTTGATGTTGGAAGATATTGGAAAGCTACCAAACATCAAGAGGACATTGGAGAGAGCTATATCACTAAATGGGTATATTTATAATCGCTCAGGGCTACTCAACATGATGAGGCGGTTTACTGGACAAAGGGAATTGCTTAGGCCTGCTAAGACTCGGTTTGCAACTGCTTTTATCACATTATCGCGattgcatgaacaaaaaaacaatttgaggaAGATGTTTACAAGCTCAGATTGGTCAGATAGTAAATGGGCAAAAGAGCAGAAGGGGAAAACTATAGCCAACATAGTTctaatgccttcattttggaacACTATTGTGTTTGCTTAA
- the LOC117915161 gene encoding uncharacterized protein LOC117915161: MGYIYEAMNRAKDTIVRSFNGNEEKYKEIFNIIDKRWEIQLHRPLHAAGYFLNPEFFYDKPEIEHDAEIMSDLYKCILRLTRDPAKQEKVVAEVSLFTNAQGLFGNELAVRTRKTRVPAEWWAAYGASAPNLQKFAMKVLNLTCSASGCERNWSIFENIHSKRRNRLDHQRLNDLVYIKYNRALKRRYNERSTIDPISLKDIDDSNEWLIGRMEDEDSHGGAQDDFVFDDDNLTWGDVARAAGAEEARLILELELEQAQA; the protein is encoded by the exons ATGGGATACATCTATGAGGCCATGAATAGAGCTAAGGATACAATTGTGagaagttttaatggaaatgaagagaagtacaaagaaatcttcaacATCATTGATAAGAGGTGGGAGATTCAGCTTCATCGGCCTTTGCATGCAGCAGGGTACTTTTTGAACCCGGAATTCTTCTATGATAAGCCAGAAATAGAGCATGATGCCGAGATTATGAGTGATTTGTATAAATGCATCTTAAGGCTAACAAGAGACCctgctaagcaagaaaaagttGTGGCTGAAGTGAGTTTGTTCACAAATGCCCAAGGACTATTCGGGAATGAGTTAGCTGTTAGGACAAGAAAGACTAGAGTACCag CTGAATGGTGGGCTGCATATGGAGCTTCAGCTCCAAATTTGCAAAAGTTTGCAATGAAAGTCCTCAACTTAACATGCAGTGCATCAGGTTGTGAACGGAAttggagcatctttgaaaat ATTCATAGCAAGAGGAGAAATAGGTTAGATCATCAACGCTTGAATGATTTGGTGTACATCAAGTATAATCGAGCCTTGAAGAGAAGATACAATGAACGTAGCACCATTGACccaatttccttgaaagatatagatgatagcaatgaatggttgatagggagaatggaagatgaggattctcatggaggtgcacaagatgattttgtatttgatgatgacaaTTTGACATGGGGTGATGTTGCTAGAGCTGCTGGAGCTGAGGAGGCTAGGTTGATACTAGAGCTAGAGCTAGAGCAAGCTCAAGCATAA